Within the Vigna angularis cultivar LongXiaoDou No.4 chromosome 10, ASM1680809v1, whole genome shotgun sequence genome, the region CTGAAACGCATATTCTTAATATACTCTAAAGCATTGTTCCATCTGTTTCTTAGCCTCCAAGGAACAATTGAGCTGTCAGAAAAGGATCTAATAGTGAGTAGTGTGTTTGTCTCAATTCAAAGAACTTTCCATCCATTTTGAACCATCATAAtagtaaattattttagtttccCTCTCCTTCTCTTATAAATCAAAAAAGTTGTTCCTCCACGAGAAATTACTCTATAGTTTAAAACTGCCACGTATCCATTGTCTCAGCCAATCTCTCTATAACATGCAGCCAAGTTTTTCAATTTACGAAAGAATTAATAAAACTCAAATGTGTCACATGAAGATTGATCAAAACCATGGCACATGGTCCTAGACCATACAATAAATCCCACCCCTCTACTCCCTTTCTTTAAACCAAACAGTATACAAAATGAACCTATGTTCAAAGTTTCTTCTTTTAGCAGCACCACCATATTTTGATGTTTgtcaataacaaaacaaaagatgaagGAAAATACCTTGATGTATTCCGCCCAAATTTCATCATTAGCTGTTATAGATCCTGTGGATTCATCCCAACTAAAGTCACTTTGATCAAGAATGGACTTTACAATAGAATACTGCCGCCTCAAGACGGAATATCGGTTTTTGAGCTGTTCCTTGTCCCATTTCAGACCTGTTTTGctgtaaaactcatcacaaATATATTTCCATGCTTTCTTATTGAATAAATTGTTATGTTTATTCCCTTTATGTACTTGGTCAACCATAAGTGTGGCAAGTATCTTTGTTAGTGATGTTGTCCACCTAGCCCTCGACTGTTCCTGCTGCTGAGTTTCTAGTCTTCTTGATCTCGTAAATTGGCCTGCCATCTGTAGTTTACTGTACATAAGTGTTTGATAAAGTGACAACACAGTACACATAACAAGAGTGAGTAGGTATTTAGAACTGCATTCACACTGCAAGAAAGGACATCCAATCATACGCCACACATTGTTCCCGTTTGATTTCCCTCCTCAAGCGAAGGACATGAGTCAATTCTGTAGCAAATGGAAGAAGcttctttcattgttttgacATTGAATTTATGAGATTCATGTAACCCGATGCAACGCAGTAAACACACTGTAATTTTAGCGGAAATGTGGGTCTTTGACACAATTCCAAACAAAATGTGAATTATATCTTCTGGACTTAAGATTTTAGTTGAATATAACTAgcaataattaaaaatgcatAATAAAGAAAATGCATAACCAACCCAATTACGATTGAGAATGGTTTGTACTGATGAAATGGGCAGCATTGTAAGCACACATTTTGGTAAGAGGAGGACACAAATCCTAGAAGACCCAAAAATAAGTACGATCCACTGTGCGATAGCAAGCTTGCCAAACAGCATAAAAGGGTACaggtataaaatttatttcattcaGAATCAGAAAAACAGATGTATCTCAGTTTAGGCCTTTTATGTTGCGATTCAATTGTAGATTCTGTAATTGAATTTTGTTAAACCTTTTTGAAAACCCTAAAGCAGAGGAGAGAAGGAAAATTTACCTTGAAAAAACCAGATCTCTCCAGAGAAGGTTGATCCTTCGATGAGATTACACTATTTTAATCCTTGAAACAGGGGAAGAAGAACAGAGAATACTGAGAACAACCTAGTCTGCCtaagaacaaaattttaatcaaGGTTTGCCAAAGTAAACGCTTGTTGATTacttttacttataaaaaatattttagattatccatttcacattttttttaactgaaGTTACAAttcattaaaatgtttattGTATAAAATTAGTAAATCTAAATTAATAACTTATATCCAAAACTCCATGATACCCTTTGTGACTATGAACAGTTTTACCTTTCAATAAGTAAacagaataatttatttatttaataaaattaataattgaatagttcttttattttaaaagaattaaataatttttaaaaataatttcacataatttttaatactgTTTCACAAAACgaaaatttaaagatataagCACATATATCTTTGTATAGCAAAATATGTTTTGTATTCATCGTGAGGCCAAAATGAATATtaacacatatttttttctcaattaataaatgaattatgaattattaattattaaaataataatattttgataatattttaatattatttacgtgttattatataattgattcattttattattattattattatttatcgtgaaataattttggaacaataatgtaataatacataatgttaaaatattataaaaaaatattataaaattaccaTTCTCCTAATTATGATTTAAGAAGTTTTTggcttaatttatttatttaaaaaaaaaaacaatatactTTATTTTGATCTCTACCAAACAAGCACTTGAAAAGGTTTCACCTACCCCTGAAATGGTGTTTGTGTTGAAGAGAAAGCATGTTATTGTTGTTGTCTTCTTCACTCACCAACCCATTCAATTCCTCATTCCCAAATGGCTTCAGCAGCCACCAATTTCTCTCCTTCTCTCCGCACCAAACAGCAAATTCCAATCTCTAAgccctccttcttcttctattcCACCAGCAAGAACAACCATTTGCGCTTCAAATCTAATAATTTTCCTTCACACTCTGTTTCGACCGCTCGCAACTCAAGGATATGCGCCACCTCGTCCCGAGTCATGGATCCCTCCGCTGCGAAATCCGAACCCACCCTTCCCACCACCGTCGAAGTTGATTTGGGTAATCGGAGCTATCCCATTTACATCGGATCCGGGTTACTAGACCAACCCGACTATCTTCAGAGGTAATTGTAATACTTCCTTAGTCAATTCACTTTCTGTTTAATTTTTCCTAAAGTGTTTCCAGTAcgtgtatgtgtgtgttttgtttttcactttctcaattttcaattaattgtgCAATGTGTAATATATTGTGTTGTGTCTTACTTCCAACAATGAAAGTTCGGTCTTCGGtctatttaatcattttttttcctttacttttCCATTTCTCTATTTCAACTATTAGTTTGTTTTAGTGTTTATACCGTTATGTTGTGATGGTCTTACACCTCCAGAATACTAACAGGGacttaaacataaaaagaaaaaattgattgtGTAGagattaaaatttagaattttttttatagagacTGAAATGTAAAGGACGAAATGGCTAATTAAACCTTGAAGTGTCGAATAAGACgtggattttttttcttgtttaataTATTCTGAAGTGTTCTTTTCCCACTGTTGTATTAGGCATGTGCATGGAAAGAGGGTCCTAGTTGTAACCAACAAAACGGTTGCACCACTTTATTTAGACAAGGTTGTTGATGCTTTGACAAGGGGAAACCCAAATGTTTCTGTGGAGAGTGTAATTTTACCTGATGGTGAGCAGTACAAAGACATGGTAAGTCTAGTGCGTAAGAATTGGCTGTGGTGTTTGTTGCCAATTTTGGTAATTGCATAAGAAATGTTGTTGTGTTCAACTGATAGGATACTCTTATGAAAGTCTTTGACAAGGCCATTGAGTCACGACTCGATCGACGGTGTACATTTGTTGCCCTTGGTGGTGGTGTTATTGGTGATATGTGTGGCTTTGCTGCCTCTGCATTCCTACGTGGTGTTAATTTTATTCAGATTCCTACCACAGTGATGGCTCAGGTCTTTTGCTGCACTTGAAATTTCTTTAATGTTGATGGGTTCTAATCTCCACTATCTATGTTATCTCATTCCCTTGTTCACTGGGTTGTGTATTATGTTTCCAGGTTGATTCTTCAGTTGGTGGCAAAACTGGGATAAATCATCGCCTTGGAAAGAATCTGATCGGTGCTTTTTACCAACCTCAGTGTGTGCTTATAGACACAGACACGTTGAATACATTACCAGATAGGGAACTGGCATCAGGGCTTGCTGAGGTCATAAAGTATGGCCTCATTAGGGATGCAGAGTTTTTTGAGTGGCAAGAGAAAAATATGCAGGCATTACTGGCTAGGTAAATTTTTAACTAAGTACTGTGTTCTATTCTATTTTCATTATGAAGCTTGTAATGATACGTGAAACATCTCATAGGTTATAATAGCTAATTTTCTGGggaatttatgttaaaatatgttttctttttttgctgGAAAAAAGTATCCCAAGGGAAGCATCACGGGTTCATTTTGGATTAATAGGGCCCGAAAATTCAACaggaattttttgttttgactGTTGGTGGTGCTGATATTGTTCTGGGGCTGGACTGGTTAACAAGCCTTGGGGAAGTCAGGGCTGATTTTGGAAAGTTAAGGCTGATCATTGGTAAGGATGGAAAGGAGCAAATTTTAGTAGGTGATCCCACTCTATCTAAATCAGAGTCTTCTCTGAAAGGGGTATTGCATGAATTGAAACAAGAAGGATCATGTTTTTGATAAAATGGGGTCCAGAGAAAGAGACAGATTGTAGTCATGTGCCTACAGCAATTTTGGAGGCTTTGAAGATGAATGATGACGTTTTTCAGGATCCAGTGGGACTAGCTCCCAGATGCAATTATGATCATGCAATCCATCTTCACGAAGGGGTTGCCATTCCTAATATTAGGCCCTGCAAGTACTCTCGTCAACAGACAAATGAAATAGAGAGTCTAGTTAATGAGATGTTACAAGCTGGAATTATAAGGCCCAGCATCAGCCCCTACTCAAGTCCTATCATATTGGTCAAAAAGAAAGATGAAGGATGGCAATTTTGTGTGGACTATCGGGCTCTCAATAAGATAACCATTCCCAACAAGTTTCCTATTCCTGTAATAGAAGAACTACTGGATGAGTTATCGGGAGCAGCTATGTTTTCCAAGCTGGATTAAAAGTCAAGATATCATCAGATTCTCATGAAAGAAAGTGAGGTTGAGAAGACTGCTTTTAAAACCCATGATGGCCATTATGAGTTTTTAGTCGTCCCATTTGGGTTGACTAATACTCCAGCCACTTTTTAGTCATTAATGAATGATATTTTGAAGCCATTTTTAAGGAAGTTGGTGCTTGTCTTCTTTGATGACATTGGTGTACAGTCCCACTATGGCTACACATGTGGAATATCTGAAGCAAGTTTTACAGGTGCTGCCACAgaataatttgaaacttaaccaAAAGAACTGTAGTTTCGGGCAGCCACGTTTGGAGTATCGGGGTCATATAATCTTGATGGATGGGGTGGCTACAGACCCAAAAAAGATAGAAGTTATGTGGAATTGGCCGGTTCCCAAAGATGCAAAGGCTTTGAGGGGATTCTTGGGATTAACTAGGTATTATACAAGATTTGTACAGGAGTATGGTAAGATTGCCAAACCTCTTACATAGTTGCTGAATAAGGAGGGTTTTTTGTGGTCTGTAGAGGTGCAGTAGGCATTTGAGGCTGTTAAGGGGGTTGTTTCTCAACTACCTGTGTTAGCAGTACCAGATTTTACTAAACCTTTTACCTTGGAAACTGATGCATCTAGCAAGGGATTGGGGATTGTGTTGCTACAGGAGGGTAGACCCCTTGCCTTTTTAGAGCCAAGCCTTGTTTGGTGAATCACCCTCAATTGGATGGCCAAACAAAGGTGGTGAACCACTGTTTGGAGACCTATTTACACTGTATGACAGGATCTCAGCCTCGAAAATGGCCACAATGGTTGTCATGGGCAgaattttggtttaataccAACTATAGTGCTTCTACAAAAATGTCTCCTTTTAAAGCTCTATATGGCCATGATCATCCATTACTTTTGAAGGGTAATACTATTCCATCTAAAGTGGAAAGTATTAATCAACTTCAGCAGGAACAGGATGCAATATTACAGGAGTTGAACTGAATTTGTGTAAAGCCCAGAGTTGGAATAGGGTGAAAGCTAACAAACACAGGAGAGATGTGGAGTATCAGATAGGGGATTGGGTGTATCTAAAGTTACAGCCATAAGATTGAAATCCTTGGCAAGAAAGCCTAATGAGAAGCTCAGTCCTAGGTTCTATGGACCTTACAAAATCATGGCGTGAATGGGATCAGTAGCATACAAATTGGTTCTACCTGCTCATAGCAGAATCCATCTGGTTTTTCATGTATCTCTCCTTAAACGTGCAGTCCTGCCCACTACTGTTGTCCAGGCCTTACCTCCTTATACTAGTCTTATTATACTGTTTTTGGATTACCTGTGCATCATAGCTTATTGGTGTCTCATATTTTCTTGTTGCGTTGGTCTATTTCTTTCATCTAAATGTTGTGTGACTGCTTTCATAGTGCCCTTCTTTTATTCCATTTTTTACAAGTTAATGTCATCCACTGCAGAGATCCTAGTGCATTGGCATATGCTATAAAGCGATCTTGTGAAAACAAGGCTGAGGTTGTGTCCTTAGATGAGAAGGAAAGTGGACTGAGGGCAACATTGAACTTGGGTCATACATTTGGTCATGTGAGTGACTTCTGTGACtgatattatctttattttaggTTGTAAAAATTTTCCGTAGGTTTTTTACACTCCTGACAATATTTATGACCGGGGTTATAAATTAATGTGTTGATAAGCAATTCTAAAACTGTAAAAATAGtgagaaaagaataaataaatgaacaCGTGTTCTTTGGGAAAATTTTACCTATTCAGATGGTGTACAATGTTCCAAATCGATAAGTCCAGTTGTTTCAAACAAGGAATTTAAGTTTTTACTAAGGATAGAACATGAAGAATGTTACACActatatagattttaaaatataatggttAAAACATAactatgtttattttctgtgcAATCATGACATTAAATGTTACACACTAAGGATAGAACATGAAGAATGTTACACactatagattttaaaatataatggttAAAACATAACtatgtttattttctattcCCAAAATGTTGTTTCTGTAACCTCTGATTTTAACTATCTTTCCCATTCTTATTTTAGGCTATAGAAAATGGGGTTGGCTATGGGCAGTGGCTTCATGGAGAGGCTGTTGCAGCCGGCAcggtattttttgttttttttttttgacaaaataaTATCATGAATTTTACTTATATTCGTGATTAATACCAAAGGAGGTTTATATTGAGGAATCTGTATTCGAATGCACACA harbors:
- the LOC108321281 gene encoding 3-dehydroquinate synthase, chloroplastic; this encodes MASAATNFSPSLRTKQQIPISKPSFFFYSTSKNNHLRFKSNNFPSHSVSTARNSRICATSSRVMDPSAAKSEPTLPTTVEVDLGNRSYPIYIGSGLLDQPDYLQRHVHGKRVLVVTNKTVAPLYLDKVVDALTRGNPNVSVESVILPDGEQYKDMDTLMKVFDKAIESRLDRRCTFVALGGGVIGDMCGFAASAFLRGVNFIQIPTTVMAQVDSSVGGKTGINHRLGKNLIGAFYQPQCVLIDTDTLNTLPDRELASGLAEVIKYGLIRDAEFFEWQEKNMQALLARDPSALAYAIKRSCENKAEVVSLDEKESGLRATLNLGHTFGHAIENGVGYGQWLHGEAVAAGTVMAVDMSYRLGWIDESLVKRVGDILKQSKLPTAPPEIMTVDMFKSVMAVDKKVADGLLRLILLKGPLGNCVFTGDYDRKVLDDTLRAFCKS